One genomic region from Ruficoccus amylovorans encodes:
- a CDS encoding ABC transporter ATP-binding protein, which produces MPAPIIEVERLSKLYRLGTVGAGTLRESLQHWWASRVRRRESGDWQANSKLKIPAGRAGPRPNTMWALRETSFSVNEGETLGIIGRNGAGKSTLLKLLSRITEPTTGRAVIRGRVSSLLEVGTGFHPELTGRENIFLNGTILGMRRGEIRDKLDDIIEFSEIGAFVDTPVKRYSSGMTVRLAFAVAAHLEPDVLIVDEVLAVGDAAYQKKCIDKMREVARQGRTVLFVSHQLSTLANLCDRSILLHDGQLCADGPSREVINQYLNTSSKHSSHRLWETPEDAPGDDIARLHAVTVFCDGMPTDNIEIDRDIVVEIQYWCLRDGARLNPAFILVDKIGTPVFSSPNLPSARLGDDEWGYRPHPAGLYLSRITIPANFLSDGLYRAHIAIQTDASQLNVWEENALTLMVHDTGAMRGEYHNAWMGLIRTRFAWETDKVE; this is translated from the coding sequence ATGCCCGCGCCCATCATCGAAGTCGAACGCCTCTCCAAGCTCTACCGTCTCGGCACGGTCGGGGCCGGCACCCTGCGCGAATCCCTCCAGCACTGGTGGGCCAGCCGCGTGCGCCGACGCGAGAGCGGCGACTGGCAAGCCAACTCCAAACTGAAAATCCCCGCCGGGCGCGCCGGTCCTCGCCCAAACACCATGTGGGCGCTGCGGGAGACCTCCTTCAGCGTCAACGAAGGCGAGACCCTCGGCATCATCGGTCGCAATGGCGCGGGCAAGTCCACCCTGCTCAAACTCCTCTCCCGCATCACCGAGCCGACCACCGGCCGCGCCGTCATCCGGGGCCGCGTCTCCTCGCTGCTCGAAGTCGGCACCGGCTTCCACCCCGAGCTGACCGGACGCGAGAACATTTTCCTCAACGGCACTATTCTGGGTATGCGCCGCGGCGAGATCCGCGACAAGCTCGACGACATCATCGAGTTTTCCGAGATCGGGGCCTTTGTCGATACCCCGGTCAAGCGCTACTCCAGCGGCATGACCGTGCGCCTGGCCTTCGCCGTGGCCGCGCACCTGGAGCCCGATGTGCTCATCGTGGACGAGGTGCTCGCCGTCGGCGACGCCGCCTACCAGAAAAAGTGCATCGACAAGATGCGCGAAGTCGCCCGGCAGGGTCGCACGGTACTCTTCGTCAGCCACCAGCTCTCCACCCTGGCCAACCTCTGCGACCGCTCCATCCTTCTCCACGACGGCCAGCTCTGCGCCGACGGCCCTTCCCGCGAGGTCATTAATCAGTACCTCAACACCAGTTCCAAGCACTCCAGTCATCGCCTCTGGGAGACGCCCGAAGACGCGCCCGGCGACGACATCGCCCGCCTGCACGCGGTCACGGTTTTCTGCGACGGCATGCCCACCGACAACATCGAAATCGACCGCGACATTGTAGTGGAAATCCAATACTGGTGCCTCAGAGACGGAGCCCGCCTCAACCCCGCCTTCATCCTCGTGGATAAAATCGGCACGCCCGTCTTTTCCTCTCCCAACCTGCCTTCCGCCCGCCTTGGCGACGACGAATGGGGTTACCGTCCCCACCCCGCCGGGCTCTACCTCAGCCGTATTACCATCCCCGCCAATTTCCTCAGTGACGGTCTCTACCGCGCCCACATCGCCATACAGACCGACGCCTCCCAGCTCAACGTCTGGGAGGAAAACGCGCTCACCCTCATGGTCCACGACACCGGCGCCATGCGCGGCGAATACCATAACGCCTGGATGGGCCTGATCCGCACCCGCTTCGCCTGGGAGACCGACAAGGTCGAATAG
- the catB gene encoding type B chloramphenicol O-acetyltransferase — translation MENYFKSPFKGEQLASQVTNPNIQVGRYSYYSGYYHGHSFDDCARYLLPDRDDVDRLIIGSFCSIGSGASFIMAGNQGHRYDWVSSFPFFYMDDEPAFAGASDAFQKTGDTVIGSDVWIGSEAMVMPGIKVGHGAVIGSRALVTKDVEPYTIIGGNPAKVIKKRFPENQIAMLLELEWWNWPIEKIKEAMPLLCSNDIDGLHRYWQTTLSNGTNTNRADAKE, via the coding sequence ATGGAAAACTACTTTAAAAGTCCCTTTAAAGGCGAACAACTCGCCAGCCAGGTAACAAACCCCAACATCCAGGTTGGCCGGTACAGCTACTACTCCGGCTATTACCACGGCCATTCGTTCGACGACTGTGCCCGCTACCTGCTTCCGGATCGCGACGATGTGGACCGTTTGATCATCGGCAGCTTTTGTTCCATCGGCTCCGGCGCGTCTTTCATCATGGCCGGGAACCAAGGCCACCGCTATGACTGGGTTTCATCGTTTCCTTTCTTCTATATGGATGATGAACCTGCGTTTGCAGGAGCATCCGATGCCTTTCAAAAAACCGGTGACACCGTTATCGGCAGCGATGTCTGGATCGGCTCCGAAGCGATGGTCATGCCCGGTATCAAGGTCGGTCATGGGGCCGTGATCGGAAGCCGTGCATTGGTCACGAAAGACGTGGAGCCTTACACCATCATCGGCGGAAACCCTGCCAAAGTGATCAAGAAGCGTTTCCCCGAAAATCAGATTGCGATGCTCTTGGAACTGGAATGGTGGAACTGGCCGATAGAAAAGATCAAGGAAGCCATGCCCCTCCTGTGTTCAAACGACATTGACGGTCTCCACCGCTACTGGCAAACGACGCTGTCCAACGGCACAAACACGAACCGCGCAGACGCCAAAGAATGA
- a CDS encoding glycosyltransferase family 4 protein, which produces MTSTPHGIHPVFAIPEWLPHLGGLATFYAHLARCRSQLGLPTTILTTQRKPENPGWPGLEVVCVEGDKNRRFVQLSQALPEDWKLAALSLATGAAMRAWLREHAPNCAVVFAAEFLGYASALCETGLPPLVVTAHGSLGQIAARSPADAGAPDLPLVRMLESDALLRAHLAHAYSPANSREWTATLGHDIPCIDPPFALSQLLDTPKSANQPLTGVVLGRLQDWKGAQTLADALARLGPDFPLRIDWLGADTRTAPGGTSMSEWLQKEHPTIWGKTFCWHGPAPREEALRRQARADFALVPSRWDTLNFTVLEAMDAGVPVLVSSGTGASYLIEENINGRVFPADDPEALATVLREVTTHPETLPALGERARTFLRERFTPSGCVERYEELARRAQAAAQKQTLPAEGAANALQMLTEALTQTDALPRRSGRELARALSQKAGERLGIRRKP; this is translated from the coding sequence ATGACCAGCACCCCTCACGGCATCCACCCGGTCTTCGCCATCCCCGAATGGCTCCCCCATCTGGGCGGACTGGCGACTTTTTACGCGCACCTGGCCCGTTGCCGCAGCCAGCTCGGACTGCCCACAACAATCCTGACCACCCAGCGCAAACCGGAGAACCCCGGCTGGCCGGGCCTGGAAGTCGTCTGTGTCGAAGGGGACAAAAACCGCCGTTTCGTGCAGCTCAGCCAGGCCCTGCCCGAAGACTGGAAACTGGCCGCCCTCTCGCTGGCCACCGGCGCAGCCATGCGCGCCTGGCTGCGCGAACACGCGCCCAACTGCGCGGTCGTCTTCGCGGCGGAGTTTCTCGGCTACGCCTCCGCGCTCTGCGAAACGGGCCTCCCGCCTCTCGTGGTGACCGCCCACGGCTCGCTCGGGCAGATCGCCGCCCGTTCGCCCGCCGACGCGGGCGCGCCAGACCTGCCACTGGTGCGCATGCTCGAATCCGATGCCCTCCTGCGCGCCCACCTCGCCCACGCCTACAGCCCCGCCAACTCCCGCGAATGGACCGCCACCCTCGGCCATGACATCCCCTGCATAGACCCGCCCTTTGCGCTGTCACAACTTTTGGATACACCAAAAAGCGCCAACCAGCCGCTGACCGGCGTTGTCCTCGGACGACTCCAGGACTGGAAAGGCGCGCAGACACTGGCCGACGCCCTCGCCCGGCTCGGGCCGGACTTCCCCCTGCGCATCGACTGGCTCGGCGCGGACACCCGAACCGCTCCGGGTGGCACCTCCATGTCCGAGTGGCTACAAAAGGAGCACCCCACCATCTGGGGTAAAACTTTCTGCTGGCACGGCCCCGCCCCCCGCGAGGAGGCTCTCCGCCGGCAGGCCCGGGCGGACTTCGCGCTCGTTCCCTCACGCTGGGACACGCTCAACTTCACCGTGTTGGAGGCCATGGACGCGGGCGTGCCCGTCCTCGTCTCCAGCGGTACAGGCGCTTCATATTTAATCGAGGAAAACATCAATGGCCGCGTCTTCCCCGCCGACGACCCCGAAGCCCTCGCCACCGTCCTACGCGAAGTCACTACCCACCCCGAGACGCTCCCGGCACTGGGCGAACGCGCCCGCACTTTCTTGCGCGAACGCTTCACTCCGAGCGGTTGTGTTGAGCGCTACGAGGAACTTGCCCGCCGGGCGCAAGCCGCCGCCCAAAAGCAAACCCTCCCGGCGGAAGGAGCCGCCAACGCCCTCCAGATGCTGACCGAAGCTCTCACCCAGACCGACGCCCTCCCCCGCCGCAGCGGACGCGAGCTGGCCCGTGCCTTGAGCCAGAAAGCCGGGGAGCGCCTCGGCATCCGCCGCAAGCCATGA